The bacterium genomic sequence AGGTCTGCCGTGCCGCTGCCAGGCACCGGCCCTGTTGCCCCCAACACGGTCGAGCGCCCACAATGGCGGGGTGCGAGAGGCGACAGTGCCGGGATGATCGACCATGATCGGCATCCGATCGCCTGGCGGGAAGCCGGAGCCGGTCCGCCGGTGGTGTTCCTGCACGGCCTGGGCGGCACCCGCACCGCCTGGGACCCCCAGCTGCGCGCCCTGGACTCCCGGTTCCACTGCATCGCCTGGGACATGCCCGGCTACGGGGCGTCCGCGCCGTTGGCGCGGCTGACCTTCCCCGCCATCGCAGACAGCCTCGCCGGCCTGCTCGACACCCTCGACATCGAATCCGCCGACCTCGTGGGTCTGTCGTTCGGCGGCATGCATGCGCTGCACACGGCGATCCGCCATCCACCCAGGGTGCGCAGTCTCGTGCTCGCCGACACGAGTCCGGCATTCGGGCTGGACGGGACCACCGCTCAGGCATGGAAGGCTGCACGACTGGCGCATCTCGACGCAGGCCAGAGCCCGGCAGAGTTCGCCGGGGGCATTCTCGATGCGATCTCTGCGAAGGCCCTGGAGCCGCGGCTGCGGAGCCGACTGATCGAGTCCTTCGGCCGGATCTCCCCGGCAGGTTTCCGAGCGGCCGTGGAGTGCCTCCCCCACCACGACGTGCGCGACGCCCTCGGCGGCATCGGCGCCCCGGCACTCATCATCGTCGGCGAAGCCGATCGGGAGACCCCGGTGGCGTACGCCGAGGCGCTGGCAGCCGGACTCCCCAACGCGACTCTCGAGGTGCTCGAGGGGGTCGGTCACCTCTCCCCCTCCGAGGCGCCGGAGCGCTTCAACCAGCTCGTCGGCGACTTTCTCAGCCGACCCGACGCACCGTCGGCCACAACGGAGCGGTGAGGTCACCATGAGCACCCGACCCCCTCGGCGCCCTCGCCGCCGGGCTGAATCGTCGGCCACAATGGAGCAGTGATGCCAACATGAGCGCGCCGGCCGCCGAGTGGCGCTGGGTGCAGCGCTACGCCGAGCAGTTCGCGGCCTGCGATCTGCGCCCCGGCGAGGTGGCTGTGCTGCTGTGGGAGGCCGCCAGCAAGCCGCTGATCGTCGAGACGGCCCGCCTGGCGCTGGAGTCGATGGGGGCGGCCACCGCCGATGTGCGCATGCCGACGCCGGCCAACCCCGGCCCTGTGCCGATCCGCTCCACCGGGGCGTCGGTGGCCCTGGCCGGGCACCGGGCCGCCGTCGCCGCCCTGGCCGCCGCCGACTTCGTAGTGGACTGCACCGCCGAGGGACTGCTGCACGCCCCGGAGTTGGGCGAGATCCTGGCCGCCGGCGCCCGGGTGCTGATGATCTCCGCCGAGCACCCCGAGAACGCCGAGCGCTGGCCGCACGACCCGTCGCTGGCGGACCGGGTGGCCCGCGGCGTGGCGCTGCTGGAGGCCGCGGAGGCGATGGAGATCACGAGCGCGGCCGGCACCGACCTGCGGGTGTTGCTGGCGGGCGCCGTGAAGGCCGGCTCGCACGGCTGGTGCACCGAGCCCGGCAGCATCGCCCACTGGCCCGGCGGCCTGGTGCTGGCGTTCCCCGCCGAGCGCACCGTGAACGGAACGCTGGTGCTGGCACCCGGCGACGTCAACCTCACCTTCAAGGAGTACATCCGGGAACCCGTCACGCTGCGGGTCGTCGACGACTACATCGTCTCCATCGAGGGCGACGGCCACGACGCCGCCCTGATGGAGTCCTATATGGCCTCCTTCGAGGAGCCCGAGGCGTACGCGGTGAGCCACGTCGGCTGGGGGATGAACCCCGGCGCCCGCTGGGAGGCCCTCGCCATGTGGGACAAGGCCGACCTCAACGGCACCGAACTGCGGGCCTTCGCCGGCAACGTGGTCTACTCCACCGGCGCCAACGAGACCGCCGGCCGCTTCTGCCGCGGTCACTTCGACCTCCCCATGCGCAGCTGCACGGTCACCCTCGACGGCGAGACGGTCGTGGACCGGGGCCACTTGCGAGCCGACCTGCACTGACGAAACGAATTCTAGATCATTATGCTGTTCTACTATATATTGATATATTCAATGTGTGAAGATCCTGACGTCGGCCTACCGACACGGCGTGTCCGATGACGCGATTCGTCACGCCTGGAAGCACGCGTTGGGCTTCCACGACATCGAACCTGACCACGACCCGCCGAAGAGCCTCTGCATCGGCCCGGATCCGGCTGGTAACCTTCTTGAAGTGCTCTACTTCCGGACTGCGGACGACAACGTGGTCATCCACGCCATGCGACTCCGGCGCACGTTCCGGTACTTTCTGACGAGAGGAAGGCGATGAGTCAGAATTCTCAAAGAACGCTAAGCGATGAGGAAATTACAGCTATCGCCATCGAATTTGAGAAACGTGAATTCACACACGAGGAACTCGTCGCAATCGCAGCAACCCGCCGGAGCACGCCACGACCGATTGCAGGGCCACCCTCGGCGGAAGACGGCGAGTAGGGCTGCCGCGCGGTCGAGGACGGTGCCGGCCAAGCAGCGACGGGCAACGCCGCGCCGCTTCCGTTGCCCTGCTGACGGCCTGCGCCGCCGCCGCGGCACTATCCGCCTGCACCGCCAGCACAGACGAACTCGCCCTCCCCGCCGACAACCCATCCCGCTGACCGCCAACGGCGGCGCCGCCCCTCTAGACGCCACCCCACCGGGCTCTGAGCCCGCGCCCCCGACACCCGCTCGGGCCACACCCCCGCCCGCTGAGCCCGCGCCACCGGCGTCCGCTCCGGCCACACCCCCACCCGCTGAAGCCGCGCCCCCGGCGGTTCCCGCGATCGACCCGCCGGCGGTGGCCCATTCGCCCAGAGCGACCGTCACCGCTGTGGACATCGTCGCCCACTACGGCGGTACCGCCGGCGAGGGCCCGTGGCCGTGGGTCCCCGAGGCGTGGACGAACAGCAAGGTGCACCTCTACGACTACCTGCGGTTCTTGGACCCCGACGAAACCAGCCCAAGCTGCGAGGCCCGGTGGCAGGTGGCGTGCGCGGACGGGACACCCTGGTGGGTGAGCCACCTCGAAGACCGTAGAGACCGCCAGAGGTCGCCGCGAGACCGCTGCATGACCCACCGGCGAGGGAACGCCGCCGACCCGTTCCGCGATCCTCCTGGGTCGCCTGTATCGGCTAGAGGCGCCGCACCACCTTGCGGAGCTCATTGTTCACGGGGTCCACGGCGAAGCCGCCGGACTCCAGGGCCGTGACGCCCAGCAGCGGATCGACGTCGTCGGGGCCGAAGATGACGGTGCTGCCCAGCTTGCGCCCCTCGAACTCCATCTGGGCGAGAGCCGTCTGGGTGCGGAACTCGCTGCCGTCGGCGAGCAGGTAGACAGCGTCCTCCAGCGGCTCGACGCCGATCGCTTCAAGGTGCCGGCGCGGCACGACCGAGTCGATCGCCCCCGTGTCCACCACGAACTCGCCCGCCCAGGAACGCTGCGAGTCCGCTGGATTCCTGATCGTCACGTCCACCCGGGTCTCGCCCACGGTGGAACCTCCTTCACTCGATCCGAGGGATCGGAGTCTCGGCGGCGGGCTCTCGAGGAGCCATGGCGCGTCGAGCCGATCCGACCGTGGCGCGATCCTACTCGATCTCTGAACTTTGTCAAGATCTGATAATGATTTACGGGTCATCCTGAAACATGCCAGGGCGTTCATATTGACATCCCGGTCAGCGACTGGCGCGCAGGGTTGCGACGCGGTCGAGGATGGCTCGGGCGACGTCGCGTTTGGAGGTGAGGGGGACCGTGGTGCGGTCGCCTGTCGCGTCGAGGAGGACCACCTCGTTGGTGTCGCCGTCGAACCCGACGCTCGGCGCCGAGACGTCGTTGACGACGATGAGGTCCGCTCCCTTGGCGCGCAGCTTCGCCTCGGCGTTTGCGAGCACGTCGCTGGTCTCCGCGGCGAAGCCCACCAGGGTTCCCACCTCTCCCCCACAGCCCAACTCGGCGAGGATGTCGGGGGTTGGCTCCAAGCTGATGGTGCGCGCCTCGCCGGTCTTCTTGATCTTGTCAAGGGCAGGTGCGGTCGGCCGATAGTCGGCGACGGCGGCGGCCATCACGACCACCTCGGCGGGGAGCCGGTCCACGACCGCCGCGCGCATCTCCTCGGCGGTCCCCACGAGCACCAGGTCCACGCTCTCGGGCAGCGGGCGCTGCACCGTGGCGACGAGGGTGACCTTGGCGCCCCGGGCCGCTGCCTCGATCGCGACCGCGTAGCCCTGCTTGCCGGACGAGCGGTTGCCGACGAATCGCACCGGATCGATGGGTTCGCGGGTGCCGCCCGCGGTGACGAGAACACGCAGTCCGACCATGTCCCTGGTGGAAGCCTGAGCGCCCGTGGCGAGGGCCTCCGCCGCGGCGGCCAGGATCGACTCCGGAGCAGCCAAGCGGCCGGCGCCCACATCGCCGCCGGCGAGGCGACCCTCCTCCGGTGCGACAACGGTCACGCCGCGCTCTTTGAGCAGGCGCACGTTGTCCTGCACAGCAGGGTGCTCCCACATCTCGGTGTGCATCGCGGGGCATACCACGACCGGCGCCCGGGTCGCGATGAGCGTGGCGCCGAGCAGATCCTCGGACAGTCCGGCCGCGTACGATCCGATCACCCGGGCGGTGCCGGGACACACCAGGATCAGGTCTGCCTGCCGGCCGAGGGTGACGTGGGGGATCGGATCCTCGTCCTCGAAGAGCGAGAGACGGGCACGCTCGCTGGCCAGCGCCGAGAAGGTCACCTCGCCCACGAAGCGCCGAGCTGCCTCGGTCAGCACCGGGATGACGTGGGCACCGGCGTCGACAAGGCGCCGGCAGATCTCGACGGCCTTGTAGGCGGCGATCCCGCCGCTGACGGCGAGGACGATCCGGCGTCCGGCGAACGGGCTCACGGGCCGCTCCGCGCCGGGATTCCCGGCGGCCTCAGCCGGCCAGTTCGGGCGGCTCGCCGGTGGGTTCCGGCTCATCGGACTCCTCGGCGGGAGGCTCGTCCTGGACCGTCACCGCCACGATCTTGCCCTGGTCGATCTCCTGCAGGGCGATCGAGAGCGGCTTGCGGGCCGTCGAGGAGACCTGCGGCGGGATCATCCGGCCCAGACCCTCGCCGAGTTGACCGTAGTAGGAGTTGATCTGCCGGGCGCGCTTGGCGCCGAGTGACACCAGCCTGAACTTGGAGTCGTCGGCCTGCTTCAGCAGGTGCTCCACGGGCGGGTTGATCATGCTGTTGGTCTCGTCGCCGATCTCGGTGCCCTGCATCGTCGCTCCCGGAATGGTCGTCGAATCTGTCGTCGGGTGCGGCACACGGCACAACCGGCCGGTGTCACGGGTCGGCCTGTGAGTCGAGGCGGATCGAACTGCGGCGCAGCACCGACGCGACCGGCAAGTCTACCGGTCAAGCCCGGATTGTCCGCTGATCTCGCCGCCCCGCCGTGTCTGCGGGGCGCCTCAGCCGCCGGTGGCCGTCTCGGTGGCGAGGCGTCGCCGGTGGTCGTCGATGATCCGCCCCATGGTGGCCACGGTCTCGGCCAGTTCGGCGTTCACCACGACCACGGCACCGAGCTCGCGGGCGGTCTCCCGCTCGCTGGCACCGTAGGACAGCCGGGCCCGGACGTGGTCCTCGCTGTCGCCCCGCCCTCGCAGGCGGTGGGCCTGATCACCCTCGGTCGGCGCCTCGAGGAACAGCAGCAGCGCCTCGGGGTGGCGCCGGCGAACCTGGCGCGCACCCTGGACGTCGATCTCCAGGAGGATGTCGCAGCCCGGCGGCGGGTCAGGGTGCGGTGTGCCGTACCGGTACTCGCCGAAGTCGGTCCACTCCAGGAACCCACCCGCCTCGATGGCCGCGTCGAACCTGGCGCGGTCCACGAAGTGGTAGGCGTCATCGGGTTCACCTGCCCGCTGGGCGCGGGTCGTCCACGATCGGCTCAGCCAGAGCCGATCATCCTGGCCGACCAGTAGGCGCGCCAGCGTGCTCTTGCCGGACCCGCCCGGTCCGGACAGAACGATCAGCAGAGAAGATGCCGTCGGTCCCGATCCCTGGATTGTCGGCGCACAGCGCGGCGGCTGTTACGACAACTTGGCCAAGAGTGCCTCGCGCTGCTTGACGCCGAGGCCGCGCAGCCTCCGCGTCTCGC encodes the following:
- a CDS encoding alpha/beta hydrolase, with the protein product MIDHDRHPIAWREAGAGPPVVFLHGLGGTRTAWDPQLRALDSRFHCIAWDMPGYGASAPLARLTFPAIADSLAGLLDTLDIESADLVGLSFGGMHALHTAIRHPPRVRSLVLADTSPAFGLDGTTAQAWKAARLAHLDAGQSPAEFAGGILDAISAKALEPRLRSRLIESFGRISPAGFRAAVECLPHHDVRDALGGIGAPALIIVGEADRETPVAYAEALAAGLPNATLEVLEGVGHLSPSEAPERFNQLVGDFLSRPDAPSATTER
- a CDS encoding peptidase M29; this translates as MSAPAAEWRWVQRYAEQFAACDLRPGEVAVLLWEAASKPLIVETARLALESMGAATADVRMPTPANPGPVPIRSTGASVALAGHRAAVAALAAADFVVDCTAEGLLHAPELGEILAAGARVLMISAEHPENAERWPHDPSLADRVARGVALLEAAEAMEITSAAGTDLRVLLAGAVKAGSHGWCTEPGSIAHWPGGLVLAFPAERTVNGTLVLAPGDVNLTFKEYIREPVTLRVVDDYIVSIEGDGHDAALMESYMASFEEPEAYAVSHVGWGMNPGARWEALAMWDKADLNGTELRAFAGNVVYSTGANETAGRFCRGHFDLPMRSCTVTLDGETVVDRGHLRADLH
- a CDS encoding clan AA aspartic protease gives rise to the protein MGETRVDVTIRNPADSQRSWAGEFVVDTGAIDSVVPRRHLEAIGVEPLEDAVYLLADGSEFRTQTALAQMEFEGRKLGSTVIFGPDDVDPLLGVTALESGGFAVDPVNNELRKVVRRL
- the coaBC gene encoding bifunctional phosphopantothenoylcysteine decarboxylase/phosphopantothenate--cysteine ligase CoaBC produces the protein MSPFAGRRIVLAVSGGIAAYKAVEICRRLVDAGAHVIPVLTEAARRFVGEVTFSALASERARLSLFEDEDPIPHVTLGRQADLILVCPGTARVIGSYAAGLSEDLLGATLIATRAPVVVCPAMHTEMWEHPAVQDNVRLLKERGVTVVAPEEGRLAGGDVGAGRLAAPESILAAAAEALATGAQASTRDMVGLRVLVTAGGTREPIDPVRFVGNRSSGKQGYAVAIEAAARGAKVTLVATVQRPLPESVDLVLVGTAEEMRAAVVDRLPAEVVVMAAAVADYRPTAPALDKIKKTGEARTISLEPTPDILAELGCGGEVGTLVGFAAETSDVLANAEAKLRAKGADLIVVNDVSAPSVGFDGDTNEVVLLDATGDRTTVPLTSKRDVARAILDRVATLRASR
- the rpoZ gene encoding DNA-directed RNA polymerase subunit omega, which produces MINPPVEHLLKQADDSKFRLVSLGAKRARQINSYYGQLGEGLGRMIPPQVSSTARKPLSIALQEIDQGKIVAVTVQDEPPAEESDEPEPTGEPPELAG
- a CDS encoding guanylate kinase — protein: MSGPGGSGKSTLARLLVGQDDRLWLSRSWTTRAQRAGEPDDAYHFVDRARFDAAIEAGGFLEWTDFGEYRYGTPHPDPPPGCDILLEIDVQGARQVRRRHPEALLLFLEAPTEGDQAHRLRGRGDSEDHVRARLSYGASERETARELGAVVVVNAELAETVATMGRIIDDHRRRLATETATGG